A stretch of Hoplias malabaricus isolate fHopMal1 chromosome 10, fHopMal1.hap1, whole genome shotgun sequence DNA encodes these proteins:
- the LOC136708041 gene encoding complexin-3-like, translating into MDAMVQKSLVAPLKKLSSCVTGTEEQDIWTKHRPKQRSKGRNVSARMGHARDSALLRGYQADLDRERKLRDAMNAQKNAERAAMRAHFRRKYQLAPNAKDTSHLQTVGGKVALPRELAKMVRADREPKDEGSTLLSAFQNLSLDMGLIHSNKKNSTSCTSSDQSGQCNVM; encoded by the exons ATGGATGCGATGGTTCAGAAGTCGCTGGTGGCTCCACTGAAAAAGCTGTCAAGTTGTGTGACTGGAACTGAAGAGCAGGATATCTGGACCAAGCACAGGCCCAAGCAGAGGTCAAAGGGCAGAAATGTTTCAGCTCGCATGGGTCATGCACGCGACTCTGCACTGCTGCGAGGCTACCAGGCCGATCTGgacagagagag GAAACTCCGAGATGCTATGAATGCTCAGAAGAATGCAGAGAGAGCAGCTATGCGGGCCCACTTTAGGAGGAAATACCAGCTTGCTCCG AATGCCAAGGACACCAGCCATTTGCAGACGGTGGGGGGTAAAGTGGCTCTCCCCCGTGAACTGGCCAAGATGGTACGTGCTGACAGGGAGCCGAAGGACGAGGGCTCAACTCTGCTGAGTGCTTTTCAGAACCTCAGCCTCGATATGGGACTGATCCACAGCAACAAGAAAAACAGCACAAGCTGCACCTCATCTGACCAGTCGGGACAGTGCAATGTCATGTGA
- the cyp11c1 gene encoding cytochrome P450 11C1 isoform X1: MISSVRPVACPALSRALSFPAVCPGDEGAGKAEQRSNVRSFQQIPHTGSNGWINLLRFWREGTFSQLHKHMEESFHTLGPIYRQYLGSQCIVNIFLPVDIGELYRSEGLHPRRMTLEPWATHRETRKHSKGVFLKNGAEWRSDRLLLNKELLLSSAVYRFLPLLDDVARDFCRSLHRKIQTEGREEHEQRSLTLDPSPDLFRFALEASCHVLYGERIGLFSSEPSQESERFIWAVKCMLATTQPLLHLPPRLLLRLHAPLWTQHATAWDHIFSHAEARVLKGYQRRQVQAAGAVHSSAGQFAGVLGQLMEKGQLPLELIKANITELMAGGVDTTAVPLQFALFELARNPDVQEQVRAQVQESWSQAAGNPKKALQGAPLLKGTLKETLRLYPVGITVQRYPIQDIILQNYHIPAGTLVQACLYPLGRSRDVFKDPERFDPHRWAPGGEEGAMETGSGAGFRSLAFGFGARQCVGRRIAENEMQLLLMHTLRNFQLSVSSKKELKTKYTLILQPESSPTIKFTALSHSLIE, encoded by the exons ATGATCTCCTCTGTTCGTCCGGTGGCTTGTCCAGCACTGAGCAGAGCTCTGTCCTTCCCTGCCGTGTGTCCCGGAGATGAGGGAGCAGGTAAAGCTGAGCAGAGGAGTAACGTGCGGAGCTTCCAGCAGATTCCACACACCGGCAGCAATGGCTGGATCAACCTGCTGCGCTTCTGGAGGGAGGGAACCTTCAGCCAGCTGCACAAACACATGGAGGAATCCTTCCACACCCTCGGACCCATCTACAG gcAGTATCTGGGTTCCCAGTGCATTGTTAATATCTTTTTGCCAGTGGATATTGGTGAGCTGTATCGCTCGGAGGGTTTGCATCCTCGTCGCATGACTCTTGAGCCATGggccacacacagagagacacgcAAACACAGCAAAGGAGTCTTCCTCaa gaaTGGAGCTGAGTGGCGATCTGACCGGCTGcttctgaacaaggagctgctGCTGAGCTCGGCAGTGTATCGCTTCCTGCCACTGCTGGATGATGTTGCAAGAGATTTCTGTCGTTCACTGCATCGCAAAATCCAAACAGAGGGACGAGAGGAGCACGAACAACGCAGTCTGACTCTTGACCCCAGCCCTGACCTTTTCCGCTTCGCTCTAGAAG CGAGCTGTCATGTCTTGTATGGTGAAAGGATTGGTTTGTTTTCATCCGAGCCTTCACAGGAATCGGAGCGCTTCATCTGGGCAGTGAAATGCATGCTGGCCACAACTCAACCCCTCCTTCACCTGCCCCCCCGCCTCTTGCTCCGCCTGCACGCTCCTCTGTGGACCCAACATGCCACTGCATGGGACCACATTTTCAGCCATG CTGAGGCTCGCGTCCTAAAGGGTTATCAGCGGCGGCAGGTTCAGGCTGCTGGAGCGGTACACAGCTCAGCTGGGCAGTTTGCTGGTGTACTGGGGCAGCTGATGGAGAAAGGGCAGTTACCACTGGAACTCATCAAAGCCAACATTACAGAGCTGATGGCTGGAGGAGTTGATACA ACAGCAGTTCCTCTGCAGTTTGCTCTGTTTGAGTTGGCGAGGAACCCTGATGTTCAGGAGCAGGTTCGTGCTCAGGTGCAGGAGTCATGGTCTCAAGCAGCGGGGAATCCCAAGAAAGCCCTACAAGGGGCACCACTGCTGAAAGGAACACTGAAGGAGACACTGAG GTTGTATCCTGTTGGCATCACAGTGCAGAGGTACCCCATACAGGATATCATACTCCAGAATTACCATATACCTGCTGGG ACTCTGGTGCAGGCGTGTTTATATCCTCTGGGTCGGAGTCGGGACGTGTTTAAGGATCCTGAGCGATTTGACCCCCACCGCTGGGCACCAGGAGGTGAGGAGGGTGCCATGGAAACGGGCTCGGGGGCTGGATTCCGCTCACTAGCATTTGGCTTCGGTGCGAGGCAGTGTGTGGGCCGGAGGATCGCTGAGAATGAGATGCAGCTGCTGCTCATGCAT ACCCTTAGGAATTTCCAGTTGAGTGTTTCATCAAAAAAGGAGCTCAAAACCAAATATACCCTAATCCTCCAACCTGAGTCTTCACCCACCATCAAATttactgctctctctcacagCTTGATAGAGTGA
- the cyp11c1 gene encoding cytochrome P450 11C1 isoform X2 has translation MISSVRPVACPALSRALSFPAVCPGDEGAGKAEQRSNVRSFQQIPHTGSNGWINLLRFWREGTFSQLHKHMEESFHTLGPIYRQYLGSQCIVNIFLPVDIGELYRSEGLHPRRMTLEPWATHRETRKHSKGVFLKNGAEWRSDRLLLNKELLLSSAVYRFLPLLDDVARDFCRSLHRKIQTEGREEHEQRSLTLDPSPDLFRFALEASCHVLYGERIGLFSSEPSQESERFIWAVKCMLATTQPLLHLPPRLLLRLHAPLWTQHATAWDHIFSHAEARVLKGYQRRQVQAAGAVHSSAGQFAGVLGQLMEKGQLPLELIKANITELMAGGVDTTAVPLQFALFELARNPDVQEQVRAQVQESWSQAAGNPKKALQGAPLLKGTLKETLRWDINMSKESHTLRKKVVSCWHHSAEVPHTGYHTPELPYTCWDSGAGVFISSGSESGRV, from the exons ATGATCTCCTCTGTTCGTCCGGTGGCTTGTCCAGCACTGAGCAGAGCTCTGTCCTTCCCTGCCGTGTGTCCCGGAGATGAGGGAGCAGGTAAAGCTGAGCAGAGGAGTAACGTGCGGAGCTTCCAGCAGATTCCACACACCGGCAGCAATGGCTGGATCAACCTGCTGCGCTTCTGGAGGGAGGGAACCTTCAGCCAGCTGCACAAACACATGGAGGAATCCTTCCACACCCTCGGACCCATCTACAG gcAGTATCTGGGTTCCCAGTGCATTGTTAATATCTTTTTGCCAGTGGATATTGGTGAGCTGTATCGCTCGGAGGGTTTGCATCCTCGTCGCATGACTCTTGAGCCATGggccacacacagagagacacgcAAACACAGCAAAGGAGTCTTCCTCaa gaaTGGAGCTGAGTGGCGATCTGACCGGCTGcttctgaacaaggagctgctGCTGAGCTCGGCAGTGTATCGCTTCCTGCCACTGCTGGATGATGTTGCAAGAGATTTCTGTCGTTCACTGCATCGCAAAATCCAAACAGAGGGACGAGAGGAGCACGAACAACGCAGTCTGACTCTTGACCCCAGCCCTGACCTTTTCCGCTTCGCTCTAGAAG CGAGCTGTCATGTCTTGTATGGTGAAAGGATTGGTTTGTTTTCATCCGAGCCTTCACAGGAATCGGAGCGCTTCATCTGGGCAGTGAAATGCATGCTGGCCACAACTCAACCCCTCCTTCACCTGCCCCCCCGCCTCTTGCTCCGCCTGCACGCTCCTCTGTGGACCCAACATGCCACTGCATGGGACCACATTTTCAGCCATG CTGAGGCTCGCGTCCTAAAGGGTTATCAGCGGCGGCAGGTTCAGGCTGCTGGAGCGGTACACAGCTCAGCTGGGCAGTTTGCTGGTGTACTGGGGCAGCTGATGGAGAAAGGGCAGTTACCACTGGAACTCATCAAAGCCAACATTACAGAGCTGATGGCTGGAGGAGTTGATACA ACAGCAGTTCCTCTGCAGTTTGCTCTGTTTGAGTTGGCGAGGAACCCTGATGTTCAGGAGCAGGTTCGTGCTCAGGTGCAGGAGTCATGGTCTCAAGCAGCGGGGAATCCCAAGAAAGCCCTACAAGGGGCACCACTGCTGAAAGGAACACTGAAGGAGACACTGAGGTGGGACATAAACATGAGCAAGgaatcacacactctcagaaaaaag GTTGTATCCTGTTGGCATCACAGTGCAGAGGTACCCCATACAGGATATCATACTCCAGAATTACCATATACCTGCTGGG ACTCTGGTGCAGGCGTGTTTATATCCTCTGGGTCGGAGTCGGGACGTGTTTAA